In Planktothrix serta PCC 8927, a single genomic region encodes these proteins:
- a CDS encoding YdcF family protein, which produces MFLFLSKLLPLFIYPLGLSCLLMFLALFTLWKYPRWTGAVISFALAILLLGSSRGVAQGLVRSLESQNVPNGELPNAAAIVVLGGGTKPALPPRPWVDVGEAGDRILYGSLLYRQKKAPWLILSGGRINWQGGGDPESEDMAKIAEAMGVPATAILQDPTSLNTYENAVNVGKILQEKNIQGPILLVTSALHTPRSLLIFKRQGMNVIPAPTDFLMIPSEINQAQKTWQGILLSWIPDTLSLHQTTQALKEYIGLGVYRWRGWL; this is translated from the coding sequence ATGTTTCTATTTTTATCTAAACTTTTACCTCTATTTATTTATCCTTTGGGATTGAGTTGTTTATTAATGTTTTTGGCTTTATTTACTCTGTGGAAATATCCCCGATGGACAGGTGCTGTTATCAGTTTCGCCTTAGCAATTTTACTGTTAGGAAGTAGTCGGGGAGTTGCTCAAGGATTAGTGCGATCGCTTGAATCCCAAAATGTTCCTAATGGTGAACTTCCTAATGCTGCGGCAATTGTGGTTTTAGGCGGAGGAACAAAACCGGCTTTACCGCCCCGTCCTTGGGTAGATGTCGGGGAAGCCGGCGATCGCATCTTATATGGATCATTATTATATCGCCAGAAAAAAGCCCCTTGGTTAATCTTAAGTGGAGGAAGAATTAACTGGCAAGGAGGGGGCGATCCTGAGTCTGAAGATATGGCGAAAATTGCTGAAGCTATGGGTGTTCCCGCCACAGCAATTTTACAAGATCCGACCTCATTAAATACTTATGAAAATGCTGTAAATGTGGGAAAAATTTTGCAAGAAAAAAATATCCAAGGGCCGATTTTATTAGTCACATCTGCTTTACACACACCGCGATCGCTCTTAATTTTTAAGCGTCAAGGGATGAATGTCATTCCTGCACCAACAGACTTTTTAATGATTCCTTCTGAAATTAATCAAGCTCAAAAAACTTGGCAAGGAATTCTACTCAGTTGGATACCCGATACCCTCTCTCTCCATCAAACGACTCAAGCTTTAAAAGAATATATTGGATTAGGAGTTTATCGGTGGCGAGGTTGGTTATAG
- a CDS encoding ferredoxin-thioredoxin reductase variable chain: protein MKVGDRVSVKTSVIVYVHPQHRNQEFDAQGLTGNIVSIITDWRGRPISPNLPVVVDFGDKFKAHFREDELELIQ from the coding sequence ATGAAGGTTGGCGATCGCGTTTCTGTTAAAACATCTGTTATCGTTTATGTCCATCCCCAACATCGGAATCAGGAGTTTGATGCTCAGGGATTGACAGGAAATATTGTATCTATTATTACCGATTGGCGGGGAAGACCCATTAGTCCTAATTTGCCTGTTGTCGTCGATTTTGGCGATAAATTTAAAGCTCACTTCCGAGAAGATGAGTTGGAATTGATACAATAG
- a CDS encoding DUF3288 family protein: MTAQEQKHPQYNTDRKIVFSLLEQEATEYNLVELARLKIRYRGFPGAKDIQNDLEKILQIWGYTDETLFEKTRQIHATGQIYRRKKTDQEDWI, translated from the coding sequence ATGACGGCTCAAGAACAAAAACATCCTCAATACAATACAGACCGAAAGATTGTCTTTAGTCTTTTAGAGCAAGAAGCAACAGAATATAATCTAGTGGAGTTAGCTCGTCTAAAAATTCGTTATCGAGGTTTTCCGGGTGCAAAGGATATTCAAAATGATTTAGAAAAAATTTTACAAATTTGGGGATATACAGACGAAACCTTATTTGAAAAAACTCGTCAAATTCACGCCACTGGCCAAATTTATCGGAGGAAAAAGACTGATCAAGAAGATTGGATTTAA
- the patX gene encoding heterocyst-inhibiting protein PatX, whose amino-acid sequence MRIYNTILLSTLLVVGMNHHPSTPINVALSPTSEVTAVLATQSNPEVDPQAAPHRGSGR is encoded by the coding sequence ATGCGAATCTACAACACTATTTTACTTTCTACTTTGTTAGTAGTTGGCATGAATCATCACCCTTCTACTCCTATTAATGTTGCTTTATCGCCCACTAGCGAAGTAACAGCCGTTCTTGCGACTCAAAGCAATCCAGAAGTTGATCCACAAGCCGCTCCTCACCGAGGCAGTGGACGTTAA
- a CDS encoding TldD/PmbA family protein yields MPSLLADVKNLLADLMARYQSQVDYLAIRLEEAEETDILLRGDRIETLSEGLSIGGQVRACYRGGWGFASFNRLSTLEDRITEAITAAKLIGDEETLLAPIPIIQDSCTLPLTGTDPRQVPLAQKKELCDRYGHILRSVDPCIATISVRYNDSTQRLILITSEGTFLEQSWVDMEMRFAATARNGDTVQTGRETTGSRKAYEDLTNLDEQVRSAAQRAVNSLALPPVKGNVYTVVIDPILSGLFVHEAFGHLSEADMTYENPDILEVMTLGRQFGPKNLQIFDGAAPPNHRGSYKYDDEGTPATTTQLIQDGALVGRLHSRETAGKLGEVPTGNARCLNYHFPPLVRMTNTWIERGDTSVEDLLSDVKEGVYARNWLGGMTNGEMFTFSAGEAWMIRNGKLAEPVRDVTLSGNVFTTLADIEAIGNDFYWDESGGCGKGGQNGLPVGCGGPSLRIRNVVVGGEAID; encoded by the coding sequence ATGCCCAGTTTGCTTGCTGATGTGAAGAATCTGTTAGCCGATTTAATGGCCCGTTACCAATCCCAAGTAGATTATTTGGCAATTCGTTTGGAGGAAGCGGAAGAAACGGATATTTTATTAAGAGGAGATCGGATTGAAACCTTAAGTGAAGGACTTTCTATTGGGGGACAAGTCCGAGCTTGTTATCGAGGAGGATGGGGGTTTGCTAGTTTTAATCGACTCTCTACCCTTGAAGATCGGATTACCGAAGCGATCACCGCAGCAAAACTGATTGGGGATGAAGAAACCCTGCTCGCACCAATTCCTATTATTCAAGATAGCTGTACCTTACCCTTAACGGGAACCGATCCGCGTCAAGTTCCCCTCGCTCAAAAAAAAGAATTATGCGATCGCTACGGCCACATTCTTCGCAGTGTTGACCCCTGCATTGCCACGATTTCTGTCCGTTACAATGACAGCACCCAACGGTTAATTTTGATTACCTCTGAAGGAACCTTCTTAGAACAATCCTGGGTGGATATGGAAATGCGGTTTGCAGCCACCGCCAGAAATGGGGACACCGTACAAACGGGACGAGAAACCACAGGTTCGCGTAAAGCTTATGAAGATTTAACGAATTTGGATGAACAAGTTCGCAGTGCGGCGCAACGGGCCGTTAATTCCTTAGCTCTCCCCCCCGTTAAAGGTAATGTTTATACCGTTGTCATTGACCCGATTTTATCCGGTTTATTTGTTCATGAAGCCTTTGGTCATTTGTCTGAAGCGGATATGACCTATGAAAATCCTGATATTTTAGAAGTCATGACTTTGGGGCGTCAATTTGGCCCCAAAAACCTACAAATTTTTGATGGCGCCGCCCCTCCTAACCATCGGGGAAGCTATAAGTATGATGATGAAGGAACTCCGGCGACCACAACCCAACTGATTCAAGATGGTGCTTTAGTCGGTCGCCTTCATTCGCGTGAAACGGCTGGAAAATTAGGAGAAGTCCCTACGGGAAATGCCCGGTGTTTAAATTACCATTTTCCTCCCTTGGTACGGATGACTAACACCTGGATTGAAAGGGGGGATACATCTGTTGAGGACTTATTGAGTGATGTTAAAGAAGGGGTTTATGCTCGCAATTGGTTAGGGGGAATGACCAATGGCGAAATGTTCACATTCAGTGCGGGGGAAGCCTGGATGATTCGCAATGGTAAACTGGCAGAACCTGTTCGAGATGTGACGTTATCGGGAAATGTGTTCACAACGTTGGCAGATATCGAAGCCATTGGTAATGACTTCTACTGGGATGAATCGGGGGGTTGTGGAAAAGGGGGACAAAACGGTTTACCCGTTGGCTGTGGAGGCCCTAGTTTACGGATTCGCAATGTTGTCGTCGGAGGAGAAGCAATCGATTAA
- a CDS encoding sensor histidine kinase, which translates to MMNQILLPTLSDLLAQDETHILSCSSLPKSSCNSNNNSHLSSGVQRYLKAEKEWYSGVQSINYLLEELRLNTDSISEHIISNSHPFKPLEIDSPNSDQANSLDSNSLSRLGLIISGPVPVLIHPHLAIHFATQIFTSDLSKLGDELILKLRHPLALLPACEGTSTSIPQTLACPLHGKDPLVKEQFCLVLTTQFSLVMVLGQDITGNPAFLFSFNPDIIEKALLMLRDRMDFIQGTANRELGRSVAIQKAQLEQSIAQFSPIEPHYKTVMKFSRLLLNNIGLDPEKKVELRPLKNNLKPVEITVPNLAKVAEKISSKSSAFVPETTLLENSIQAAEVELLQVIAHEVRTPLATIRTLTRLLLKRPDLPPEVVRKRLEMIDQECTTQIDRFNLIFRAVELEIEQRDFSSQGDHQEKPLPLTAMSLGDVFQSSLPRWQKHTSQRNQTLEVILPQKLPTVISDPTMLDQVLTGVIENFTRSLPDGSHIQVGVRLAGHQLKLQLESHPQPEQEGDSTFAVSPQSPLKSIGPLLMFQPETGSLSLNLAVTKNLFHALGGKLVVKQRPQQRNIMTIYLPLQNAAETE; encoded by the coding sequence ATGATGAATCAAATATTATTACCTACGCTCAGTGATCTTTTAGCTCAAGATGAAACCCATATCTTAAGTTGTTCATCTTTGCCTAAATCCTCCTGTAATTCCAACAATAATTCCCATCTTTCTTCTGGGGTTCAACGATATTTAAAAGCCGAAAAAGAATGGTATAGCGGAGTTCAATCTATCAATTATCTACTAGAAGAACTTCGATTAAATACTGATTCAATATCAGAACATATCATTTCCAATTCTCATCCTTTTAAACCCTTAGAAATTGATTCGCCGAATTCTGATCAGGCTAATTCCCTTGATTCTAACTCATTATCTCGTTTAGGATTAATTATTTCTGGCCCAGTTCCGGTTTTAATTCATCCCCATTTAGCCATTCATTTTGCAACTCAAATTTTTACCTCGGATCTCTCAAAACTGGGGGATGAATTAATATTAAAATTACGCCATCCTCTGGCTTTACTTCCCGCTTGTGAGGGAACTTCCACATCCATCCCTCAAACCTTAGCCTGTCCTTTACATGGGAAAGATCCCTTAGTGAAAGAACAGTTTTGTTTGGTTTTAACAACTCAATTTAGTTTAGTTATGGTATTGGGTCAAGATATAACCGGAAACCCAGCTTTTCTATTTTCCTTTAATCCTGATATTATTGAAAAAGCATTATTAATGCTGCGCGATCGCATGGATTTCATTCAAGGAACAGCAAACCGAGAGTTAGGAAGGTCAGTAGCAATACAAAAAGCCCAATTAGAGCAGAGCATTGCCCAATTTTCACCCATTGAACCCCATTATAAAACCGTCATGAAATTTAGCCGATTATTGTTAAACAATATAGGCTTAGATCCCGAAAAAAAAGTAGAATTAAGACCGTTAAAAAATAACTTAAAACCCGTTGAGATTACCGTTCCTAACCTAGCAAAAGTCGCTGAAAAAATTAGTTCAAAATCCTCGGCTTTCGTCCCAGAAACAACCCTTTTGGAGAATTCAATTCAAGCGGCGGAAGTCGAATTATTACAAGTAATTGCCCATGAAGTGCGGACACCCTTAGCCACAATTCGTACCTTAACACGATTGCTCTTAAAACGGCCAGATTTACCGCCAGAAGTTGTTCGTAAGCGTTTAGAAATGATTGATCAAGAATGTACAACCCAAATTGATCGCTTTAACCTCATTTTCCGGGCTGTTGAGTTAGAAATAGAACAACGGGACTTTTCCAGCCAAGGTGATCATCAAGAGAAACCTCTACCGTTAACAGCAATGTCATTAGGAGATGTTTTTCAAAGTAGCCTTCCTCGGTGGCAAAAACACACGAGTCAGCGTAACCAAACCTTAGAGGTGATTTTACCCCAGAAATTACCGACTGTGATCAGTGATCCTACTATGCTGGATCAAGTATTAACGGGAGTGATCGAAAATTTTACCCGTAGTCTTCCCGATGGTAGCCATATTCAAGTCGGGGTGAGATTAGCCGGACATCAGTTAAAGTTACAATTAGAATCCCATCCCCAACCGGAACAAGAGGGTGATTCTACATTTGCGGTATCTCCCCAATCTCCCTTAAAATCAATAGGGCCGTTGTTAATGTTCCAACCGGAAACCGGAAGTTTAAGCCTGAATCTGGCGGTAACAAAAAATCTATTTCATGCGTTGGGAGGGAAACTCGTTGTTAAACAGCGCCCTCAACAAAGGAACATTATGACGATTTATTTACCCTTACAAAATGCTGCGGAAACTGAATGA
- a CDS encoding DUF4189 domain-containing protein → MKKQLIKQPFLLISASVFILEGLMAGVALAQPDHYGAIATSASGGWGYAYDYPTRQQAEQKALRECGKSDCQVQVWFKNACGAVAKSPEGNLGWGWASTPEQAQAYALTECGTGTCKIETWACTTR, encoded by the coding sequence ATGAAAAAACAATTAATAAAACAACCTTTTCTATTAATTAGTGCTTCTGTTTTTATCCTTGAAGGTTTAATGGCCGGGGTCGCCCTAGCTCAACCGGATCATTATGGAGCGATCGCAACCTCAGCATCGGGAGGTTGGGGTTATGCTTACGATTATCCGACTCGACAACAAGCCGAACAAAAGGCATTGAGAGAATGCGGTAAATCCGATTGTCAAGTCCAGGTTTGGTTTAAAAATGCCTGTGGTGCGGTAGCTAAGAGTCCAGAAGGAAACCTCGGTTGGGGTTGGGCGAGCACTCCTGAACAAGCCCAAGCTTATGCTCTAACTGAATGTGGTACAGGGACTTGCAAAATTGAAACCTGGGCTTGTACAACCCGATAA
- a CDS encoding thioredoxin domain-containing protein: MYKNEILDEIHSYREEYAQSFQYDLRAIFNDLQQKQLAHKDRLVKLPIKRWSNKSPHPTAG, from the coding sequence ATGTATAAAAATGAAATTCTTGATGAAATTCACAGTTATAGAGAAGAATACGCTCAATCGTTTCAATATGATTTGAGAGCGATTTTTAATGACTTACAACAGAAGCAACTGGCTCACAAAGATAGATTGGTTAAGTTACCAATTAAGCGATGGTCTAACAAATCACCGCACCCGACCGCAGGCTAA
- a CDS encoding type II toxin-antitoxin system RelE family toxin, which produces MKIKFESRFEKDLRKIKDKKVLSELKQIIIQCKTTDNLSEINHLKKLQGYDTFYRIRLGNYRIGIELSEDTIIFTRFLHRKDIYKFFP; this is translated from the coding sequence ATGAAAATCAAATTTGAATCAAGATTTGAAAAAGATTTAAGGAAAATTAAAGATAAAAAAGTTTTATCTGAGTTAAAGCAAATAATCATTCAATGTAAAACAACAGATAACCTATCAGAAATTAATCATCTCAAAAAATTACAAGGTTATGATACATTCTATCGTATCCGTTTAGGCAACTATAGAATAGGGATAGAATTGAGTGAAGATACAATTATTTTTACTAGATTTTTACATCGAAAAGATATTTATAAATTTTTTCCTTGA